In one Lolium rigidum isolate FL_2022 chromosome 3, APGP_CSIRO_Lrig_0.1, whole genome shotgun sequence genomic region, the following are encoded:
- the LOC124697319 gene encoding proline-rich protein 4-like, whose amino-acid sequence MEFLPRQFLFGVCAVALVIGLADAAHVETAPVVVGLARCSDCTRKNMNAEAAFKGLQVVVKCKSSKGEYESKVVGQLDKSGAFSVPLAADLVGEDGELQQDCLAQLHSASNLPCPGQEPSKIVAAEPSHGSKTTFMALAGKVHEPSAECASAFLCHPPMIKPPKHDHDHPHLPGIKPPKHDHDHPHLPGKPIPPKHDHDHDHDHDHDHDHALPPVAKPPTPTPIYGPPSERNAVTDPQLFKKMLPFLKKLPFFPPAMQNGKP is encoded by the exons ATGGAGTTCCTGCCTCGGCAGTTTCTGTTCGGAGTCTGCGCCGTGGCGCTGGTCATCGGTCTCGCAGATGCTGCGCACGTCGAGACAGCGCCAGTGGTGGTCGGCCTGGCCAGGTGCTCCGACTGCACCAGGAAGAACATGAATGCCGAGGCAGCTTTCAAAG GTCTTCAAGTGGTTGTCAAGTGCAAGAGCAGCAAGGGCGAGTACGAGAGCAAGGTCGTCGGGCAATTGGACAAGTCTGGCGCCTTCAGCGTGCCTCTCGCTGCTGACCTTGTGGGCGAGGACGGAGAGCTGCAGCAGGACTGCCTAGCGCAGCTCCACAGCGCGTCGAACTTGCCGTGCCCCGGGCAGGAGCCCTCCAAGATCGTCGCCGCAGAGCCCAGCCACGGCAGCAAGACGACCTTCATGGCGCTCGCTGGGAAGGTGCACGAACCGTCAGCGGAATGCGCCTCGGCGTTCCTCTGCCATCCGCCCATGATCAAGCCGCCCAAGCATGATCATGATCACCCTCACCTGCCTGGCATCAAGCCGCCCAAGCATGACCACGATCACCCTCACCTGCCTGGTAAGCCCATCCCACCCAAGCACGATCACGATCATGACCACGACCATGACCATGACCACGATCACGCACTCCCGCCTGTCGCCAAGCCACCAACGCCCACGCCGATCTACGGCCCCCCGTCCGAGCGCAATGCTGTAACCGACCCACAGCTCTTCAAGAAGATGCTCCCATTCCTCAAGAAACTGCCCTTCTTCCCTCCTGCCATGCAGAACGGGAAACCATAG
- the LOC124697310 gene encoding probable 4-hydroxy-tetrahydrodipicolinate reductase 2, chloroplastic encodes MLSLRAPPRTFSPAPWRRRGRHGRFAAPRCASAAAPAATLETVSSPPASLSFPILVNGCTGKMGVSVAEAATKRGLHLVPVSFSSRENLDKTVQIGGTDIEIYGPSAREDVLASVIDEYPDVVVVDYTAPDSVNSNAELYCNLGVPFVMGTTGGNKQLLYKAVQDSNNYALISPQMGKQVVALLAAMETIAERFPGAYSGYRLEVLESHQAGKLDTSGTAKDMIACFEKLGMSCDMDRIVKIRDPEQQLYMVGVPEEHIGGHAFHLYHMTSPDDSVSLEIQHNVCGRSIYAEGSVDAAVFLYKKVQSMDPKRIYNMIDVLEAGDMR; translated from the exons ATGCTCTCGCTGCGGGCGCCGCCCCGTACATTCTCGCCCGCACCGTGGCGGCGACGGGGCCGCCACGGCCGTTTCGCCGCGCCGCGTTGTGCCAGTGCTGCAGCACCGGCGGCAACCCTAGAGACCGTTTCATCGCCGCCGGCAAGCCTCTCCTTTCCGATACTG GTGAATGGCTGCACTGGTAAAATGGGGGTATCTGTTGCTGAAGCAGCTACTAAAAGGGGCCTACACCTAGTTCCTGTTTCATTCAGTAGTAGAGAGAACCTTGATAAAACAGTTCAAATCGGTGGTACAGACATTGAGATATATGGTCCTTCTGCAAGAGAAGATGTTCTTGCATCCGTGATTGATGAATACCCAGATGTTGTGGTGGTGGACTACACGGCTCCTGATTCTGTGAACT CTAATGCTGAGCTTTATTGCAATCTTGGGGTGCCATTTGTAATGGGCACAACTGGCGGGAACAAGCAGTTACTATACAAAGCAGTGCAAGATTCAAATAACTATGCACTAATATCTCCACAAATGGGCAAACAG GTTGTTGCACTGCTTGCTGCAATGGAAACAATTGCAGAACGGTTTCCTGGGGCTTATTCAGGCTATCGCTTAGAG GTGTTGGAATCCCATCAAGCTGGCAAGCTGGACACATCTGGTACAGCTAAAGATATGATTGCTTGTTTCGAGAAGTTAGGCATGTCGTGTGACATGGATCGG ATAGTTAAGATTAGGGATCCTGAGCAACAGCTTTATATGGTGGGTGTCCCCGAAGAACACATTGGAGGGCATGCATTCCATTTGTATCATATGACTTCTCCGGATGACAG TGTTTCACTTGAGATCCAGCACAATGTTTGTGGCCGTTCAATATATGCTGAAGGGTCAGTTGATGCTGCAGTATTTCTGTATAAGAAG GTACAATCAATGGATCCTAAGAGAATTTACAACATGATTGATGTCTTGGAAGCAGGCGATATGCGGTGA
- the LOC124697311 gene encoding chaperone protein dnaJ 11, chloroplastic-like, which translates to MISPRPTLSSGFFSRSVSFSRSASFSPSPPSSPVAQPPPLLSAPFARPSATFSRSTSFSTSATAVSTLERGASDTFYDVLGLDAGASCRDIKAAYRRLARAVHPDVSPHPAADFIRVHAAYSTLSDPSKRADYDRGMTMIPSAVGRRCAPNLTRSPSFPGSRRRTWETDQCW; encoded by the coding sequence ATGATCTCCCCACGCCCCACACTCTCCTCTGGCTTCTTCTCCCGCTCCGTGTCCTTTTCCCGCTCCGCTTCCTTCTcgccctcgccgccttcctccccggttgcccagccgccgccgctcctctcgGCCCCGTTCGCCCGGCCCAGCGCCACCTTCTCCCGCTCTACTTCCTTCTCCACTTCTGCCACCGCCGTTTCCACGCTGGAGCGCGGCGCCTCCGACACCTTCTACGACGTTCTTGGCCTCGACGCCGGCGCCAGCTGCCGGGACATCAAGGCAGCCTACCGCCGCCTGGCGCGCGCCGTCCACCCAGACGTGTCCCCGCACCCCGCCGCCGACTTCATACGCGTGCACGCCGCCTACAGCACGCTCTCCGACCCCAGCAAGCGCGCCGACTACGACCGCGGCATGACCATGATCCCCTCCGCAGTCGGCCGCCGCTGCGCGCCAAACCTCACCCGCTCGCCGTCGTTCCCCGGGAGCCGCCGCCGGACCTGGGAGACCGACCAGTGCTGGTGA